TAGTGAATATAGAGTTATATATTGacatgttttgttatatttgtttgtaaagGTTACGGACACATGCATGCTTGGAGCCATTTATATTAGCTGCACACAGGCAATTGAGCGCTATGCATCCCATATTCAAGCTACTGGATCCACACATGAGATACACGTTGGAAATCAATGCTTTGGCTAGACAATCGTTGATCAGTGCAGATGGTGTGATCGAAGGAGGCTTCACTGCTGGTGCATACGGCATGGAAATGAGTGCCGCCGCATACAAAAGCAGCTGGCGGTTCGACATGGAAGGCCTCCCTGCCGATCTAATTCGCAGGTATTTAGctaaacctttttttgttttagttgaagATTTTTAGCTgctaaaaatgtattttttttattgtatataatacctaaatttattttaaattgtgtTTATTTTCAGAGGAATGGCAATTCCTGATGCAACACAACCACATGGTCTTAAACTCCTAATCGAAGACTATCCGTACGCCAACGACGGTCTTTTACTCTGGTCAGCAATCCAAACCTGGGTCCGAACCTATGTTGAACGCTACTATCCAAACCCGAACCTTATCAAAACAGACTCTGAGCTCCAATCTTGGTACTCAGAATCAATCAACGTCGGCCACGCTGACCTCCGCGACGCTGATTGGTGGCCGGAGTTATCAACCGTCGACGACCTCGTGTCGATTCTAACCACTCTAATCTGGCTCGCCTCTGCTCAACACGCCGCTCTAAACTTTGGACAATACCCTTACGGTGGCTACGTCCCAAACCGACCACCGTTGATGCGGCGGTTAATCCCCGACGAGTCGGATCCAGAGTACGCGAGTTTCATCTCCCATCCGGAGAAGTATTACTTCTCGTCGATGCCAAGTTTGGCGCAGACTTCGAAGTTTATGGCCGTGGTTGATACTTTGTCGACGCATTCGCCGGATGAGGAGTATATTGGAGAGAGACAACAGCCGTCGATTTGGACAGGAGATGCGGAGATTGTTGAAGCGTTTTATGGATTTGCGGCAGAGATCGGAcggatagagaaagagattgagaaaagGAACGCTGATCCTGACCGTAGAAATAGGTGTGGGGCTGGTGTTTTGCCTTATGAGTTGTTGGTTCCGAGTTCTGAGCCTGGTGTTACGTGTAGAGGTGTACCTAATAGTGTATCTATATAATTAAGAAGgaaattatttataagaagTAAATGTagaaaacacataaataatttcttgtaaaccatgatatataatatataaagataatttTCGTAAAGTTAtgccaaaatcaaaatgaCTAGAAAGGTTAATGTAAACTATCTTCTTCGGTATTGACCTAAGTCTAGCCTGAAATTTGAGATGGCTTCTTGGGTTCTGACCTAACTTGGGTCTCAAACTACCTTCTGATCACACGGATAAAGTATAAACCTTGAAATTATAAGGTgctatgagaaaaaaaaaatgagagataGAAGAGTACCTTTATTCTCCTGGGAACTCAAGGTAGAGACCCTCAGCCATTCACTTGAGAGTGAAGACAAAGGTTTCTTCTTGGATTTTAACCTAACTTGGACCTGAAGCCATCATTTCATTGGTAGAAATCTAGGAACTTAAAGTTGGCAAGAGAGATCCAATCCAACGGGTAAaacttttgtctttgtttggtAGATTCTGATCCAACGATGCAGATTCACCAACAAGAGCCAGCGACTTAATCGAGTGTGGCTTATTAGTTGACGTAGAGAGACGACAAAGAGACGATATAGTTTATACCATGAGTACATGTGTGATGTGTGGATCAGTCGCTCTCGTGCGAGGACATTCTTTAAACAGCTGTAATAATAAGCTCAATTACTTAGATTTTCATATAtagatttgtttgttaaaatgttaaataaactttttatagAATTAGATGTCGAAACACTTAACATGCACTTTGCCACGTTTgaacaaaactcaaatcaataACATCGCTTAAACAAGATTTAACCGGAATTAACCGGACCGGTAGAAACTGtgtttgaaatttaaaagcaCACTCTCTCTATCGCCACACCCACACCttctctgcaaaaacaaaagatttccacttttcttaaaaatggCGTCCATGAAACACGTTCATCTTTTCCGTCGTTATCTCTCAATCGTTTTCACTCTCTTTCAACGCTTAATTTCATGTTTCTTCGATTTTCCGATACTGATCAAAATCGCAGATTCGTTCTTATCTCTGTATTTCTTAGTTTTCTGCGATCTCCGACCCGTAACCGTCGATCTAGACGACGGAGAAACCACAGTCCATTTCTGGATCTCCGGCCACCGTAGAATCTCTCGGCAGAATCTCGTCATGCTCCATGGATACGGAGGAAACTCCAAATGGCAATTCGTTCATCAAGTCTCGGATCTCTCGAAATCGTTTAATCTCTTCATCCCCGATTTGGTCTTCTTCGGAAAATCGTATTCGAAGAATAGAGATCGGAGCGTTGAGATTCAGGCGAGGAGCGTCGTCGGAGGATTGAAGAAACTGGGATGCGttgaaggaggaggaggaataTCGATTTATTCGATTAGTTACGGTGGATTTGTGGCGTATAAAATGGCGGAGATTTGGCCGGCGATGGTTGAGAAATTGGTGATTGTGAGTAGTGGAGTGGGATTTACACAGCAGCAGAAGACGGCAGAATTGAAAAAACACGGCGGAGATTGTTCGAAGATTTTAGTTCCGAAAACTCCGATGGATCTACGGTTGCTGATTAAGATATCTATGAATACTGGTTTAACGTTCGTCGATTGGGTTCCAGACTTTTTCCTTTCCCAATTCATCGCTGTaagtttgttctgtttctgttttatcTGTTTATTTCCGAATCTGGTCCCGTAAATTGTTTGTTCGTTAGTCATGATCCTAAAGGTTTGGAATTTGCAAAATTCATCCTCTTCTTATAGGTAATGTATGAGAAAAATCGGCAGGAGCTTCTTGAGCTAGCTAAGAATTTGTTGGAACGAGAGGAGGAACCAGAATTGCCTGTAATATCCCAGGTAGTATAAAATTTCGTTGAGttaacctttttttaattcctGATCACTAATGGTTTAACTCTAAGCATcaagatatatattaataagttGGCGTGATGATTAATGTGTCGCTGATAGAGAACTAATTGATGTTTTGGATTGTTTTTATGGGTTTTAAGTATTCATCTTTTGGATAGTGGAAACACTATTCTCGTTTGTTTGCTTTcacttttatattatttctaGAGGGATGCTATGGATTGAGATGCTTTATTCGAATCTACGAATAAAATATGACTCtgattaatttgatatatatgatgcAGAAAACGTTAATCGTTTGGGGAGACAAGGACAAGGTGTTTCCCTTGGAGCATGCTTATCGGCTGCAAAGGTAAATACTACATTGATATTTTATGGTAATAAGTCCCATAACAAGTGTTGTCATAATAACTACATCcgtataaaatatttaatatttctaCTAGGTCAAAAGAGATGAAACATCGAACGTGAACGCATGTGATTATTGATCGTGAATCCAATATGTcgaaactaataaaaattatatacttttgCAGGCATTTACAGAGTTCAAGATTAGAGATAATAAAGGAAACAGGACACGCTGTTAACATTGAAGCACCAACTACtcttaataattttattacttCGTTTGTCTTAAGTGcttgatttctatttttgtatatacttcttcttcatataaATATCTATATGCATTTGATttaagtgtatatatagttgacATCATTTAACATATCATCAACTGCTGAGTCATCAAAGAGCTAAAACTTTCAAGCTTAAAATGGAGAGGACAACTAAAattacaaaaggaaaaaacaaaaacccactAAAAAAGAAGACGAAATAGTTAGAAAGTCCCACAACTACGAAAAAAATAACTGTATTATTTGATTGCCTATAAGACTcatgaattttatatataatacatacaGTTTCACTACTTGTGCCTTCAACTCTCCATAGATGTGTAAACTCCTGCAACCTATAATAGGAAAAGTTGAGGACTATATATAGCCAGCCATAAATACCCGAggttttcttatttatgtaAGTGGTGTTTGTGTATGATAAAAGTGTTTACCAAGAAGATGAACATAGCAGTGAGAGCTGGCTCAGGCTTCTATATTCAAGTCCTTTAGTATCGTGTCATGTGTTGTAATATGTGAGGACCGGATGTCTGCGAAACCAATTGTTCTGAACTTTGGGAGGGTCTTAAGAGATGATTCGGACCATTTGGGTTCACCATCGCTTGTCTCATAGTTTCCTTGGAATTGCTTGCATTCGTCTCTGGTTTTGAGGATTCTAGTAATGCACGCACCTGGCGAcacaacacaaaaaagaaacttcaGAGAGAGGTCCATAAGCACGACTGTACACAAAGAGATGTTTGGAATATCATTCAGCTTACCATTGCAAGTCGCTTCTTGTGGAGATCAGTTGGTACCTGCAAGTTGTTAACTTGGGATCAATATCTAGCAAACTCatgttctttctctttttcttttattggaCATTCAGGTGGTGATGCACATTCACATATACTTTTTGTGcttttaaagagttttaaaaagaaaatcacttACAGTTTTTGTTTGACGTTTATCCTCACTTGAGAATCCAGGAATTGTCAAGTGCAAGTTTTTCTCtgcaaaaaattataactcaGCAAACAGTAAAATGAGTAACAATAGCAACTACTTAGAATTCACATTGAACAGAGCTCATCACCAAATTAAGTACAGACCTAGGTGGAGTAATATATCCTTGGGCTCCAATACAGATGATTTACGATGCTTAGCCAAGCTACATGCAAAAGATGTGACCTGCAATGAAGTTTAGGTAAGATAGAGATAGGTTTTCACAAATCTGTAAATAAAAAAGCTGAAGTTAATACTAAATAATTGATATTAGCTTCTAACCGAATCAATGAAGTCATCTGCCACCTCCAAAAGGAGGTCTTCAACATCAGGATCCAGTTTCGCATGTACATCCACCTGAACATCATGATACAATAGAATGAAACATATTtctaaaggaagaagaagatagaaacaAGCTATAGAGTTGAAGAGGGAAAATCACCTGCGAAACCAGATCCTGTATCTTCCTTTTACCAAGGAGTTGGTTTGTTGCTTCTGTTCCCTGGCTTGAGCTACCACCTGGTGTTGTTGTACCCGATTGTGTAGCCTCTGGTTGTGAACCCGTTAAACTGACAGATTTTTGTCCTGCATGACTCAACATCCTTGGAGATGGCTGTTGTTGATTAATCTGCatttgctgttgttgttgctgctgctgctgcatcTGCTGTTGTGGTTGCTGCTGTAGTTGCTGCTGCATCtgttgtagttgttgttgGGAATGGGATTGGTTCATCTGCGACTGGCCTAATTGTgattgttgctgctgctgttgtATTATCTGTGATATCTGCTGCTGATTCAAGGACATAGAAGATTGATGTAACTGAGGAGAGGacagttgttgttgttgctgctgctgctgctgtaAGAGAAGAGCCTGTCTTTGACTCGGTTGGAGTCGGAATGAATTGGGGCTCGTTATTCCCGACATTTGCTTCAGCCATTGCTGCTGTGACAAAGAGTTTTGCATCATGCCAGCTTGTCCATTCTGGGCCAAACCCGATAGCTGAGGATTCATAAATGCGAGAGAAGATGTTCTCTGGAGGTTCTGGACCTACACAGGGGATTACAAAAAGTTACCAAGTGAAGAGGATACAGGATACATGAGATTCGACGCAACTCTATTTTTTAACTTGAAACGAAAGAAACACATGCTCACAAAATGATCAGGAATTTGCATATTGCACAACATAAATGTATTAGTACCTCTATAGATACATAGGCCAGATTTTACAATTACACGGTAAATCTGTCAAATTTAAGGATCATTCCCGCGTCATTCAGGTATTTTAGTTGCCAATTACAGATATTGGAAAAACTCTGCAAGTCAATATTAAGTGATTGATTAAAGTACCAAAACCTCATGGATCAGTTTAATTAAGACTGTGCAACAATAAGTCAAAAGAAGTGAAAGGATCCAACACGAGAATTCATTTGTATCTATGAGCCATAAGATATAACAAGTAGTCAATAAAAAAGTTCACAATGTGAGAGAAAGAAGTTCGTAAGATACGactttttaaaactcatacCTGAGGTGAAGTAAGAGCGTTTTGCTGTGACAATTGCTGTCTCATCTGCCCCGGGTTGATTCTCTGCTGCGCATAGAGAGCAGGGTTACCTCTCATTTGCGAGGTCAAATTCAGTGATCCCATCATTCCCATAGCTTGCATCCCTTGTAACTGTTGTCCAGAACTTCCCGGATGAAACTGCGAACCTTGAACCATGCCAGATTTCTGCCTCGGCTACAACGGAAAAGCTCATTTGTCTcagaataaagaaaatgatttgttGTTCACACAATAATAGAAGAAACTGCAGAGTTTACTATATtcatatcaacaaaaacaattgcaACACTATCTCCATCTAAAGCAATACTACAAGTTGAGACTCCATccacaaaaagaaagatatgaaTCAACAAAGGGAAAGAGAGTAAAAGTAAAGAATGGGGTACCGAAGCAGCCAATAATTGGGGTTGAATATTCATCTGAGCAGCTCCAGCAGCACCGTTAAGCATAGGCAAGTGACCGCTTTGGCCAACTAAACCTGCTCTGGACATATTAGGGTTAACCATCTGCTGATTCTGCTGGCTCTGTTGAACTGAACCTGAGCCACCAAAGTTCATGGTTCCGTACAAACCAGCTTGCTGTCTCAACACGTTGCCGTATTGACCTtgatgctgctgctgctgttgttgcTGAATTTGGCTCAGGCGAGAAAGAGAAGGGGATCGCTGAAGAGATTGAGCAATTTGGTAACTCGACATTGGGATTTGCTGTGAAGTCATGTGTTGTTGCTGCAGAATCTGTTGCTGTTGCGGCGATAATTGTGGAATCGGAGATGAAGAGATTTGCTGCAtaatctgttgttgttgttgaggcAATTGCTGAGTTTGTTGAACGAGTTGCTGAGTCTGTGTTTGCTGAtctaaagatgaagaagggtgagagagaggagaaggcGACGGGATCTGAGCTCCGATTGGTGGGTTAGAAGAAGTAGGGTTGGGAGAGGAGATGTTAGGTTGCGAATTGTTCTGAATTACAATACCTTCGGTGGTAGTTACAGTCATCGCCGGAGACGCAGCGGAATTAACAGAATTGGAAATCGGAGCTGTcatgagttgttgttgttgagatgatgatgaaggtaAAGGAGTAGAAGATGCAGGAGAAGGTTCCATAGGATTAGGAGATTGTAGAGATTTCGGTGACAGAGACGATGAGGGAATCGGTTCCGCCATTAGAAGAAACCCAgctgtgaagaagaagaagaagaagaagaagaagaaggtgtaTTATTTGGTTGAGAGGGGTTTTGTCGATTTTCTCTCATGAAAtcgtgttttatttttttcccagAAGTTTATTGACCGATAAAATATggtcttctattttttttgttttgtttgttgaatcaGTTCTGGGGAAAAAAGAATCTGAGCCGTACACGTCAGTAGATTTAGCGGAAGATGATCGAAAAGATACTTGTACTGAACTGTGTTTCATTATTCCAGACTCTCGCACAACTGCTCTAACACTTTTTGTAGGATTATCTCATAGACCAATGCAatcaatattttacatttttttctcttcaccATTTATTACATCAAATACGTCAACAAAAAGTCAAACTGTTTCGTTACTCAGGTGATGAAACTAGTGTGCACTATTTTCACGTTTTTGGTGTTTcagaattatgtttttaaatttattcaGCACAATGTTTTTTCTGCCTCTTGATTCTGTATGATTCAAACCTTTATTGATTAACTAAGTAAACTACACTAACTAGATGGAAACAACATCCTGTTGATCATTTAATTCATTCTTATTTGGAGATTTTTCCGTCtacaaattaaatagaaatctttatttagttataactTGTAACTTGTAGGAGACCTTTtagttgaataaaaaataagctCTCTTTTTAACTGAATAAAACCTTCCAAAACTCACCTATAATAGGGATATGAATCCAACACTATGAATCTATAAAGAGAATTAATCATCACACCTACAGCTATACAAATACAAGATCTTGTGGACTTTAAATCacaaaactataataatttcccacataaacattaataatttattgcATCGAGTTTTGGACTGAACTAGAGAGACTGAGAGAGATTTTACAGACATTACAAGGCAAAGAGTCCCTTGGAGTTTGCAAACAAGTGTTTGCGGCGAATAAGTTCCGGTTTTCTAGGACCTGTTGAGACGAGACCGGCTAACAGAGACGGAGGACCGGTGAATTTGGTTTGCACCATTTCCCTCACTTTCATATAGCCGTCGAGTGTCATCAACTCCAGAAGCTTTCTACAGCTCtgatattgaaatttttttacagAATGTTATCAGAGAGCAACCACCGTATATAGAGACAACAGACAAAGAGCTTTAAGAAGTTTTGATCAGTTTCAGTAAATGAAACCATAGGAGAAGaggtttttagggtttatgattGTTATTACCTGAGGATTTAGTATGTCCATTAGGTTTATTATCTCGTCCTGCCACAAATGAATGTTTCGATTAGTATTTTCATAGAGTTCGAAACCATGATGGCAAAAACTTATTGGGTGGAAAATGGAGAAGTATTTACCTCTGGTATACCGGGATTTTGCATCACGGTACCAAGAACACGGCGAACTAGTCCATCAAagacaattttatttattgaccCATCTGCGTTTACCCATGGATATATAGGCACAGGTGACTTTTCAGAAGTTGATTCCTTTGTTTCACCTTCAATACCCGTTCCAAAAGTAACAGATGGAGCTTTGATAGATGCTTCATGCAAACCGCTCGTTTGAGCCGTTTCAGGAAGGTTAAGAATTGTAACCTTGTGAACGCTATTCCCAGCGACATGCTCTCGCATGTCCTGTGAAGTACTGTAGCTGCTAGCAATGATATCTTTGGACCTATGTTCCCCAACAGCTCTCTCTAGGTAGTTCACTGGTAGAGACTGTTGACTTTTTTGGGAAGTTCCATCTTCCTCCAATGTCAAGAAGTACTTTGATCGGTAGAAGGAATGGACAACACGGAAATTATTATAGCCATTTACCTGAATAAGATATTGTATGGTTAACAAGTTGCTTGTAAAACGATGTAACATGAACTGAGTTCACAATCCAGGTAAGTAAAACTAGTAAACCAAGCACTGCAACTTTCATCTTAATAAAGGCAACAGGGTTTGTAAAATAAGAGATAATCAGACAAACCTTCAAAGCTACCCCAAATGTTTGAAGTACATCTACAATGCAGTCACAAGTTTCTTGGCCTGATGAATACACAAAGGTTAAATAAAAACACTGAAGGAAGTCGCCAGCAcatgcaaaaataaaagccTGTTAAAAAGGTTTGCCTGATGCTTACTTGGGATATCAATAAGACTGTGGACTTCTTCAATGCTCAGACCTTGGTCACCAGCCTTCTGAAGGGCATTGGAAACGGTTTCAAAAACCCTGGGACTGAATAAACTAACTTCCTCATCTGTTGATTCGGACATAATGCTACTAGTAAAACTGGCCATCGCTTGCCAGGGAGAATCACCTAGACTGCTTGGTATGACAGTAGAATCTGTAGAGTTGAAAAGTTCTTTCATGTCATCAGAATCACAGCCACTATTCGCTTCTCCCCACTTCAAATGAAATTCACCAGTGCGAGAGTCATCATCCTTAAACAACTCTATTGCATTAGCTGTTGGTATAGTTGCACGACGAACAGATACTGCTATACCAGGGAAACCCTTTTCCTTTCGGAAGTTGATTTCACCTTCGCCTAGTAGCTTCAATTTCTTAGAACTCTCAGCTTCAGATTCTTCTATGTCATCAGCTCTACGTTTCAAACCTCTTCGATCTCCAGGCTCTCCAACACCTTCTTCAGGCAAGGATACAGATATAGAGAGTTCACCAGAAGAAAccaatgaaaagaaatttaaaatatcacCACATTGCAAATCCGAAGTAAGAGTGACACCCCCAGCCATAAGGTCTCTTTCATGTTCGAAAAGCCAACTGGAGAACTTGGCTGCTCTTGTCCCAGTATTAACTGGGAATGGAGACTTTGAAATACTGTGCAAGAAGTTTTGAGAAAGCACAAATGGCTGTCCACCACTTCCACCAACCTGGAACGTTCCCATAATTCAATgacttttcagttttctttgaCAAATACAATCATTAAGTTTATCTATACAAGCAAATAAACttgattgaaaataaaataataaagtgaCGTGAAGAAATGTAGAAAACTGTTTCTTATTCACCATCTCATCCAAACATCAAGCCTGCACATTATGTGGTTTTGACAGCAACATcgaaccaaaaaaaggaagaaaagatgatCCTTTAAAGTTAAACATGCTATGCTATGCTATTTTCACATGGACACTCTTATGCCTCTTCATACAACTGATAAGCAAATAAGCATATAACAAAAGGAAGTAGCCAGAAGTTTTAACCCAGTAACAGGAAAGTAATAAGAAACTTTACCAGGAATTTTTTGTCTCGGAGGTAGCTATAGGCTGTGAAGAGGTCTCGCTCTGAATAACGTCGTAAGGTATCTTCCAGCAAATTTGGCATACCAGGTGCAGTAGGCATGCTCAGAAAGACAAGCTTTAACAGTTCTGCAGCAGTAGAAACTGCCAGAGATTTCCGTACTTGTATACTATCGTTGTCCTTTTCATCTAAAGGCCTGACAGTTTGATGAAGACGATAATGACCAGATCGTCGAGATGTATCTTTAACTTGATCCACAGACACATTTTGAATGTCCTCTGAGTGGATCGCAGGTGGAACCATTTCACTCCCCTGCGAGTTcattttttagtttatcatAAATtgccaaaagcaaaagaaccACTGAAATTAAGATCTTCCAGATCAGGGTGAATGTTTCCAGTAAAATTATGTATGAATGGTTGTAGCAATAAAAGTGAAACATCACAGAGAAGTGAAGAAATTGTGGGAATGATGTCAAACGAAAGAAAAGTAAGCAATAAGGAGCACCTCATCAATTATATCTCTGTTTGACCATTCCCGAGAACTTTTTGTCCGTTTAGGGGCCACCAGTTTAGCCATCTTCTTGAGCTCAAGAACATCATTAAAGGCTTGACTTATACTCTTTTCATTGAAGTCATCccatttttcttcatcaaaacatatatcttTACCTTGCTCAACAGAACCAGAATCCGTTCCGCCAATTGCCGGGGATAAATATCTAACAAGAACATGTGACTTGTTGCTCTCGGGTAAACACTTCTGTTTCGTCTCCAGATGTCTTGCATAACGCTCACTGAGCAGATTGCAAAGACTCATGATCGCCTTCCGAAATTTATCATTCTTCATCAATATTTGAACCCGTCGCTTGCAAGCCAAAGGAGGGGCAGGCAGTTCTGGAACTGAAGCCCACATCACTCCATGAAATTTCGCCCCAAGAGCTGCACGATGTCTAACATATTGACTCAACAGTTTCCTGACCAGAAAATACTTGTGTCAGTGGTGCAAATTAATCAGATGtcataaattatttaagaCAGGAGAAAGTTTAAAGAATGAACGACTGAACACTCAATCATATGGAAATTAGTTGACAGTAAAAAAGCATGAATTCATTGAAATTGACTCAGTAAAGGAACTCCCGAGGTATTGGCCTCCTCTGAGGAATGAATCCCCTGAAGAAAGACTCCTAAAACCAACATTATATTGGACGTTTACAGCGAGAACCTATTTGATATATGAAAAGCATTCATATAAACATATAGATATACAACTGAACTTTCATTGGATGTGTCAAGTACCTGTCTGCCTCATCTGTCCACGAAAATCTTTGTGAAGGAGTTGATGTGGTCTTTGAACTTGCGTACTGGTTGATAATAGAAGAGCACTGGCCTTCATCTTCAGTAAGATCCCTTATCTCTGAATTTTCTTGTAGATTATGCTCCTGATGCTCTTCTAATGAATTTAGAAACTTCTCACTATTTGAGGCATCAATGGCATCGGAATTCAGAACCTTTTCTCCGTCTACTATTATGGATCTGACACCTTCTCCTGTAGTCTTTACGAGagttcctctttttcttttcccagaagatgaagaagagctaTTATCTATAGCTAAatgtttatcttttgatttggaTTTCACGCGTCTTCCATGCTTCGCATGATAGACATGCATAACCTGGAGTACGCAACCAAAAACTATTAGCTACGTCACCCCAGTAAAAcaagaggaaaaaagagaacatTCAGGTCAGTCTCTGTTTGTGGACCAGATATGAGAAAGCTTTAAAACCGAAATCAAGCTGAAAcatcaaagaaataaagagtTGGCATTATCTCTAAGATCaaggacaaaaagaaaattatttggCAAAGTAACACCTGgtctcaaatattttttccccTAATTAATTAGGCAGGTGACTTAGACAATATATACAGCACataaaaaacatatctttaCCTGCTCTAAGGTCAGGTTCAGATCCTTAGCAATCTTCTCACACTCTTTGAATGAGAGCTTTTCCTTCTCATCGATTGCAATGCGCTTTAAGAGCTTAGCACGCTGTTCCGTTGTCATGACACGATCTGAGGCCCAAGAGCGGAAACGAAAAACCTAGAAGAACTGACTGTTAGAAACAGTTTTCTGAATACCTAACATAATAGGCAGATGAAATTATTGTCACAGGGACAAAACAGTTTTTGACAGAGATATAAGCGTAACACATATAAATAGTTTGACTaggttataatattttagttcAACTGTTATCTTTATAATAAGccataaaacaaaaggatcaAGCTTATACCTCTTGAACAACAGATCCCGGAAATGCTAGCTTAGCAGCTCTGTGATCGGCAGCAGCATAGCAATATTCTAAAGTTAGCCAATATTCATCAACAGCATCTCTATTTGATAGAATAAAGTCATGCCGAATACGTGGACGAAAATCAAGAGACATAACATTGGATGTAGCAGCAACAAACACAGGTTCCTCTATATAAGGCTTAAGCTCCATTGCATGTGTTAGATTAGCATACTTCTCCTCAATTTCATCGCGTCTGAGTCTACTACTTACCATCTGAATTAACTACAAAAATAGGcacatttcattttttgaacTGCACACACTTCTCTGTAATATGTATCGAAATAAGGTACGTGAGgtgatctttaattatatgGATGATAATACCTTCAAGCGACGTAAAATATCAATAAGCATCGATAATCTCCCAGTTGCAAGAGTGTCCATTAGAAGCTTATACTCTTCACCAGGAAGCTCAGAAAGACGCATAACCTGTTTACATTTCTTCATCATATCATCAGCTTTCTGAGTAGATCCAACAACTTGTAAAAACAGTTCGAGTGGCATGGCTTTAAAAGCATCTTCAAGTGCAAACAAATTGTCAGATTTCTGATCATGTATAGACGAAAAGGCATTGTC
This sequence is a window from Arabidopsis thaliana chromosome 1 sequence. Protein-coding genes within it:
- a CDS encoding B-block binding subunit of TFIIIC (B-block binding subunit of TFIIIC; CONTAINS InterPro DOMAIN/s: B-block binding subunit of TFIIIC (InterPro:IPR007309); BEST Arabidopsis thaliana protein match is: B-block binding subunit of TFIIIC (TAIR:AT1G59453.1); Has 94 Blast hits to 81 proteins in 18 species: Archae - 2; Bacteria - 0; Metazoa - 0; Fungi - 0; Plants - 88; Viruses - 0; Other Eukaryotes - 4 (source: NCBI BLink).), coding for MDSIVCTALEEICCQGNTGIPLVSLWSRLSPPPLSPSVKAHVWRNLLAVPQLQFKAKNTVYEPSDASIQQLEEALRLDLRIFANEKLRGNFVGLYDAQSNNTTISAIQRRVLERLAVARANGVAQNLLAKEFGIEGRNFFYIVKHLESRGLVVKQPAIVRTKEVDGEGDSKTTSCISTNMIYLSRYAKPLGSQQRFEICKEDSLLEQEATPAGDSLQSESTKEDTLIKDFLPAMQAICDKLEETNEKVLVVSDIKQDLGYLGSHSRHRAWRSVCRRLTDSHVVEEFDAVVNNKVERCLRLLKRFSAKDFNYSGKKQLLKFGRSIQKTEQTLELPIDNQIYDMVDAEGSKGLAVMEAESHKKTRVFRVWTSGNAGSECSDRFPEKAENRSWENNVPINDFGTPHDTGGLTQTSIEHSIAISDADFATPARLTDSENNSGVLHFATPGRLTDSESNSGVPDCSPSDAKRRHVLTRRNLQESFHEICDKVVDTAMGSPDLALSEMNHLAPPKPAKPKVHQPQPITVENSRRERRILERLNEEKFVVRAELHKWLLSLEKDRSSKVDRKTIDRILNRLQEEGLCNCMNISVPNVTNCGRNRSSVVVFHPSVQSLTRDIVGEIHDRIRSFELGLRGQNLSKRKSNELIPILNDIQRGQTNVDLDARASKSGAMRANGFVLAKMKSDNLFALEDAFKAMPLELFLQVVGSTQKADDMMKKCKQVMRLSELPGEEYKLLMDTLATGRLSMLIDILRRLKMVSSRLRRDEIEEKYANLTHAMELKPYIEEPVFVAATSNVMSLDFRPRIRHDFILSNRDAVDEYWLTLEYCYAAADHRAAKLAFPGSVVQERAKLLKRIAIDEKEKLSFKECEKIAKDLNLTLEQLDFGFKAFSYLVMHVYHAKHGRRVKSKSKDKHLAIDNSSSSSSGKRKRGTLVKTTGEGVRSIIVDGEKVLNSDAIDASNSEKFLNSLEEHQEHNLQENSEIRDLTEDEGQCSSIINQYASSKTTSTPSQRFSWTDEADRKLLSQYVRHRAALGAKFHGVMWASVPELPAPPLACKRRVQILMKNDKFRKAIMSLCNLLSERYARHLETKQKCLPESNKSHVLVRYLSPAIGGTDSGSVEQGKDICFDEEKWDDFNEKSISQAFNDVLELKKMAKLVAPKRTKSSREWSNRDIIDEGSEMVPPAIHSEDIQNVSVDQVKDTSRRSGHYRLHQTVRPLDEKDNDSIQVRKSLAVSTAAELLKLVFLSMPTAPGMPNLLEDTLRRYSERDLFTAYSYLRDKKFLVGGSGGQPFVLSQNFLHSISKSPFPVNTGTRAAKFSSWLFEHERDLMAGGVTLTSDLQCGDILNFFSLVSSGELSISVSLPEEGVGEPGDRRGLKRRADDIEESEAESSKKLKLLGEGEINFRKEKGFPGIAVSVRRATIPTANAIELFKDDDSRTGEFHLKWGEANSGCDSDDMKELFNSTDSTVIPSSLGDSPWQAMASFTSSIMSESTDEEVSLFSPRVFETVSNALQKAGDQGLSIEEVHSLIDIPSQETCDCIVDVLQTFGVALKVNGYNNFRVVHSFYRSKYFLTLEEDGTSQKSQQSLPVNYLERAVGEHRSKDIIASSYSTSQDMREHVAGNSVHKVTILNLPETAQTSGLHEASIKAPSVTFGTGIEGETKESTSEKSPVPIYPWVNADGSINKIVFDGLVRRVLGTVMQNPGIPEDEIINLMDILNPQKASGVDDTRRLYESEGNGANQIHRSSVSVSRSRLNRS